From Haloglomus litoreum, the proteins below share one genomic window:
- the phoU gene encoding phosphate signaling complex protein PhoU, whose product MPRESYQSQLEQLREDVLYMSEVVIERFRTALSALEQRDEETAWEVIEGDDEINQLYLDLEQDCIDLLALQQPVAGDLRFIAASFKIITDLERVADLATNIGDYTLEAGEERYPDVDVQGIGDDVLEMLEDAMAAYAEESPEACRAVAARDDEVDAECEHASDEVVRSLIETELDDPKDTNVDALMDDVSRLLLTIRDLERVGDHAVNIAARALYMIENDDELIY is encoded by the coding sequence ATGCCCCGCGAGAGCTACCAGTCGCAGCTAGAGCAACTCCGTGAGGACGTGCTCTACATGAGCGAGGTCGTCATCGAACGCTTCCGAACGGCGCTGTCGGCCCTCGAGCAGCGAGACGAGGAGACAGCCTGGGAGGTCATCGAGGGGGACGACGAGATCAACCAGCTGTACCTCGACCTCGAGCAGGACTGTATCGACCTGCTCGCGCTCCAGCAACCGGTCGCCGGCGACCTCCGCTTCATCGCCGCCTCGTTCAAGATCATCACCGACCTCGAGCGGGTCGCCGACCTCGCGACCAACATCGGCGACTACACGCTCGAGGCCGGAGAGGAGCGCTACCCCGACGTCGACGTCCAGGGCATCGGCGACGACGTGCTGGAGATGCTCGAGGACGCGATGGCGGCCTACGCCGAGGAGTCGCCCGAGGCCTGCCGCGCGGTCGCCGCGCGCGACGACGAGGTCGACGCCGAGTGCGAACACGCCTCCGACGAGGTCGTCCGCAGCCTCATCGAGACCGAACTCGACGACCCGAAGGATACCAACGTGGACGCCCTGATGGACGATGTCTCACGCCTCCTGCTGACCATCCGCGACCTCGAACGCGTCGGCGACCACGCCGTCAACATCGCCGCCCGTGCGCTGTACATGATCGAGAACGACGACGAACTCATCTACTGA
- a CDS encoding adenosylcobalamin-dependent ribonucleoside-diphosphate reductase codes for MSAETPDFDADEVELPIKRTEGDTMEERLTGNAYHNILPARYLKKDADGNFVEEQEDLFERVANNIALAEAVFEAERRDIEVTVTPDLLKPDHPRRDELAAEVFGEGTTAEDDAETTLDIHNVNKFAYETLVPELPDEVQRHVESTADEFQDLMEQLSFIPNSPTLMNAGDELQQLSACFVDSPGDDLTDIHQTAKEAAEVFQSGGGMGYAFWQLRPYGDPVGSTGGIASGPMTFMETFDQMCETIAQGGARRGAQMGVMRVSHPDVIEFLHAKNKDVSLAHTLRLNDPDDYTHTDFSDALAEARELIDDEGKVPKHLRNAVEGHLSNFNISVGITDDFMEALQNGEEFTFTNPRTGEPHIATEETKEMYGRYGLGEHVEPGEELTIDPQLIWDRIVDGAHQNGEPGVIYLERVNKQHSFDVEEHPDHRILATNPCGEQPLEEYEACNLGHINLSTLAAHEAPDWRVFRANRPDGESLEDSVEAFLDQALDIGEFERRIELGTRFLENVVTMSDFPVPEIEEKVREMRKIGLGIMGLAQLYIQLGVRYGSEEANEIARQVMMKINHDSKWASHKLAEERGAFDEWENSKYANPTEYRDWFEHHTGLDADEWEDGFPIRNHNTTTIAPTGTTSMVGNTTGGCEPIYNVAYYKNVSDDVQGDEMLVEFDDYFLRTLEANDIDVDAVKEEAKEQMAANEFDGVEGLDTVPTAIGELFVVTSDLSGKDHAGVQCACQDGVDSAISKTCNFPNTATKEDMDEVYRYIYENGGKGVTVYRDGTRSKQVLTTRSQNAEFSDMDESEAAAAILEQVDEAFGGLEAFLDNEEVRAQAEADVAALLEDAGGSDLRMGELQARPDTLHGVSQRVKTGYGKLYVTINEDPETGQPFEVFANIGHSGGYTNSFTEALGKVISTGLRAGVDPEEIVDELRGTRSPKVAWDKGEQINSIPDAIGTALNRYIEDEIDKPYPKQTSLDEAVDPDASTSSPATTEEPEPPTPEPETDGGAGARAADQGDTQSLIEAGESPECPDCGGMTLYFSEGCKTCESCGWSEC; via the coding sequence ATGAGCGCGGAGACACCCGATTTCGACGCCGACGAGGTCGAGCTCCCGATCAAGCGGACCGAGGGGGACACGATGGAGGAGCGGCTCACGGGGAACGCCTACCACAACATCCTGCCGGCACGCTATCTCAAGAAGGACGCCGACGGGAACTTCGTCGAGGAGCAGGAGGACCTCTTCGAGCGCGTCGCCAACAACATCGCGCTCGCCGAGGCCGTCTTCGAGGCCGAGCGCCGGGATATCGAGGTGACGGTCACGCCGGATCTGCTGAAGCCGGACCACCCGCGCCGTGACGAACTCGCCGCCGAGGTGTTCGGGGAGGGCACCACCGCCGAGGACGACGCGGAGACGACGCTGGACATCCACAACGTCAACAAGTTCGCATACGAGACGCTCGTCCCGGAGCTCCCGGACGAGGTCCAGCGCCACGTCGAGTCGACCGCCGACGAGTTCCAGGACCTGATGGAGCAGCTCTCCTTCATCCCCAACTCGCCGACGCTGATGAACGCCGGCGACGAGCTCCAGCAGCTCTCGGCCTGTTTCGTCGACTCGCCCGGCGACGACCTGACCGACATCCACCAGACCGCGAAGGAGGCCGCCGAGGTCTTCCAGTCCGGCGGCGGCATGGGCTATGCCTTCTGGCAGCTCCGGCCGTACGGCGACCCGGTCGGCTCGACCGGCGGCATCGCCAGCGGCCCGATGACGTTCATGGAGACGTTCGACCAGATGTGCGAGACCATCGCCCAGGGCGGTGCCCGGCGCGGCGCCCAGATGGGCGTGATGCGCGTCTCGCATCCCGACGTCATCGAGTTCCTCCACGCGAAGAACAAGGACGTCTCGCTGGCCCACACCCTGCGGCTCAACGACCCCGACGACTACACGCACACCGACTTCTCGGACGCACTCGCGGAGGCCCGCGAACTCATCGACGACGAGGGGAAGGTGCCCAAGCACCTCCGGAACGCCGTCGAGGGCCACCTCTCGAACTTCAACATCTCCGTCGGCATCACCGACGACTTCATGGAGGCCCTGCAGAACGGCGAGGAGTTCACCTTCACCAACCCCCGGACGGGCGAGCCCCACATCGCCACCGAGGAGACGAAGGAGATGTACGGACGCTACGGGCTCGGCGAGCACGTCGAGCCGGGCGAGGAGCTGACCATCGACCCGCAGCTCATCTGGGACCGCATCGTCGACGGCGCACACCAGAACGGCGAGCCGGGCGTCATCTACCTCGAACGGGTCAACAAGCAGCACTCGTTCGACGTCGAGGAGCACCCGGACCACCGTATCCTCGCCACCAATCCGTGCGGCGAGCAGCCCCTCGAGGAGTACGAGGCCTGCAACCTCGGGCACATCAACCTCTCGACGCTCGCGGCCCACGAGGCACCCGACTGGCGGGTCTTCCGCGCGAACCGTCCCGACGGCGAGAGCCTGGAGGACTCCGTCGAGGCGTTCCTCGACCAGGCGCTCGACATCGGCGAGTTCGAGCGCCGCATCGAGCTCGGCACGCGCTTCCTCGAGAACGTCGTCACGATGTCGGACTTCCCGGTCCCGGAGATCGAGGAGAAGGTCCGGGAGATGCGGAAGATCGGCCTGGGCATCATGGGCCTGGCCCAGCTGTACATCCAGCTGGGTGTGCGCTACGGCAGCGAGGAGGCCAACGAGATCGCCCGGCAGGTCATGATGAAGATCAACCACGACTCGAAGTGGGCCAGCCACAAGCTCGCCGAGGAGCGTGGCGCCTTCGACGAGTGGGAGAACTCGAAGTACGCGAATCCCACCGAGTACCGCGACTGGTTCGAGCACCACACCGGGCTCGACGCCGACGAGTGGGAAGACGGGTTCCCCATCCGGAACCACAACACGACGACCATCGCCCCGACCGGCACGACCTCGATGGTCGGCAACACCACCGGCGGGTGTGAGCCCATCTACAACGTCGCCTACTACAAGAACGTCTCCGACGACGTGCAGGGCGACGAGATGCTCGTCGAGTTCGACGACTACTTCCTCCGGACCCTGGAGGCCAACGACATCGACGTCGACGCGGTGAAGGAGGAGGCCAAAGAGCAGATGGCCGCCAACGAGTTCGACGGCGTCGAGGGCCTCGACACCGTGCCGACGGCCATCGGCGAGCTGTTCGTCGTCACCTCGGACCTCTCCGGCAAGGACCACGCCGGCGTCCAGTGTGCCTGTCAGGACGGCGTGGACTCGGCCATCTCGAAGACCTGCAACTTCCCCAACACCGCCACCAAGGAGGACATGGACGAGGTGTACCGCTACATCTACGAGAACGGCGGGAAGGGCGTCACCGTCTACCGCGACGGGACCCGCTCGAAGCAGGTCCTCACGACCCGCTCGCAGAACGCCGAGTTCTCCGACATGGACGAGTCCGAGGCCGCCGCGGCCATCCTCGAACAGGTCGACGAGGCGTTCGGCGGGCTGGAGGCCTTCCTCGACAACGAGGAGGTCCGCGCCCAGGCAGAGGCCGACGTCGCGGCCCTGCTGGAGGACGCGGGCGGCAGCGACCTCCGGATGGGCGAGCTGCAGGCCCGGCCGGACACGCTCCACGGCGTCAGCCAGCGCGTGAAGACCGGCTACGGCAAGCTCTACGTCACCATCAACGAGGACCCCGAGACGGGCCAGCCGTTCGAGGTCTTCGCCAACATCGGCCACTCCGGCGGCTACACCAACTCCTTCACGGAGGCGCTTGGCAAGGTCATCTCGACCGGCCTGCGCGCCGGCGTGGACCCCGAGGAGATCGTCGACGAGCTCCGCGGGACGCGCTCCCCGAAGGTCGCCTGGGACAAGGGCGAGCAGATCAACTCCATCCCGGACGCCATCGGGACGGCGCTCAACCGGTACATCGAGGACGAGATCGACAAGCCCTACCCCAAACAGACCAGCCTGGACGAGGCCGTCGACCCCGACGCCTCGACCTCGAGCCCGGCGACGACCGAGGAGCCCGAGCCGCCGACGCCCGAACCGGAGACGGACGGCGGCGCGGGCGCTCGCGCGGCCGACCAGGGCGACACCCAGTCGCTCATCGAGGCCGGCGAGAGCCCCGAGTGCCCCGACTGTGGCGGCATGACGCTGTACTTCTCGGAGGGCTGCAAGACCTGCGAGTCCTGCGGCTGGTCCGAGTGCTGA
- a CDS encoding DUF6249 domain-containing protein: MFLQSFGIPESTLILVFMFGIVLVGIVLAALAMYAEYRKEMALVESGQYPVEHERSDGRAWVLAAGLLLLGFGVGSIVDGLAVGATGLPGAIPAFVGLAALAYYFVRRREDRRGSGDGRANAE; the protein is encoded by the coding sequence ATGTTCCTGCAATCGTTCGGCATCCCGGAGAGCACGCTCATCCTCGTGTTCATGTTCGGGATCGTCCTCGTCGGCATCGTGCTGGCCGCCCTCGCGATGTACGCCGAGTACCGCAAGGAGATGGCGTTGGTCGAGAGCGGCCAGTACCCCGTCGAGCACGAGCGTAGCGACGGCCGCGCCTGGGTGCTCGCCGCCGGGCTCCTCCTGCTGGGCTTCGGCGTCGGCAGCATCGTCGACGGCCTCGCGGTCGGTGCGACGGGACTCCCGGGCGCGATTCCGGCGTTCGTCGGCCTCGCCGCGCTGGCGTACTACTTTGTCCGGCGCCGCGAGGACCGCCGCGGGAGCGGCGACGGCCGCGCGAATGCCGAGTGA
- a CDS encoding DUF2627 family protein, translating into MSKFPDTSINSILMLALAIVVASLVSVALQATFGNPDPQSLVQFAIGTVAFLVGFGVVYGWVVYRSYRGAT; encoded by the coding sequence ATGTCCAAATTCCCTGACACCTCCATCAACAGCATCCTGATGCTGGCCCTGGCCATCGTGGTCGCCTCCCTGGTCAGCGTCGCGCTCCAGGCCACGTTCGGCAACCCCGACCCGCAGTCGCTCGTCCAGTTCGCCATCGGGACGGTCGCGTTCCTGGTCGGATTCGGCGTCGTCTACGGCTGGGTGGTCTACCGGTCGTACCGGGGGGCGACCTGA
- a CDS encoding HVO_2523 family zinc finger protein — protein MEVPGRRSEGMSGPPTCPMCETDLYRRHCKYVCPQHGPIIDCSDPFR, from the coding sequence ATTGAGGTGCCGGGCCGCCGAAGCGAGGGTATGAGCGGGCCGCCGACCTGTCCGATGTGCGAGACGGACCTCTACAGGCGCCACTGCAAGTACGTCTGCCCGCAGCACGGGCCGATAATCGACTGTTCGGACCCGTTCCGGTGA
- a CDS encoding TVP38/TMEM64 family protein: MQRATRRQLFGAALFGGVVLAAALLASPDRAVAELHALAARPLLFAPALLAAYLLRPLVAWPISALSILLGFLYGPVAIPVALVGAVVTCTPAYLLARWTGDDGLLARAGDSGQRFFAATGDVRGLTGLRLMPLPPDPVSYGAGLSGLSAGRFVLGTALGEFPWVVAGVLLGASLDRLTVEGVGAGLPLVVGLAALAVLVLGGPLYRRWREGRGSPLE; the protein is encoded by the coding sequence GTGCAGCGCGCGACCCGACGACAGCTGTTCGGGGCGGCCCTCTTCGGGGGTGTGGTCCTCGCGGCCGCCCTGCTCGCGTCGCCCGACCGGGCCGTCGCCGAACTCCACGCGCTCGCGGCCCGGCCGCTCCTGTTCGCGCCGGCGCTGCTGGCAGCCTACCTGCTCCGTCCCCTCGTCGCGTGGCCCATCAGCGCGCTCTCCATCCTGCTCGGGTTCCTCTACGGGCCCGTCGCTATCCCGGTCGCGCTCGTGGGCGCGGTCGTGACGTGTACGCCCGCGTACCTGCTCGCACGCTGGACGGGTGACGACGGATTGCTCGCCCGTGCGGGCGACTCCGGCCAGCGCTTCTTCGCGGCCACGGGCGACGTGCGCGGCCTGACCGGGTTGCGGCTGATGCCGCTCCCGCCCGACCCCGTCTCCTACGGCGCGGGCCTGTCGGGGCTCTCGGCCGGCCGGTTCGTCCTCGGGACGGCGCTGGGCGAGTTCCCGTGGGTCGTCGCCGGGGTCCTGCTGGGGGCCTCGCTCGACCGCCTGACCGTCGAAGGCGTCGGTGCCGGCCTCCCGCTCGTGGTGGGGCTCGCGGCGCTCGCGGTACTGGTGCTGGGCGGGCCGCTCTACCGGCGCTGGCGGGAGGGCCGTGGCTCGCCGCTGGAGTGA
- a CDS encoding hemolysin family protein, which translates to MVDVALSLAQIALALALVVLNGFFVAAEFAFVRIRGTSVEQLAAEGRPGAGTLQEVMVDLDDYLATTQLGITIASLGLGWVGEPAVASLIEPVLAPVLPANLIHLVAFAVGFSIVTFLHVVFGELAPKTLAIAQTERLSLFLAPPMKLFYYILYPGIVVFNGAANAFTRALGVPPASETDETLGERELLRVLTRSGEEGDIDVAEVKMIERVFDLDDTVVREVMVPRPDVVSVPADASLSDLQSVILEAGHTRYPVLDDDDQVTGFVDVKDVLRAEVEGGDAELVADIAREIIIAPETMALSDLLRQFREDEQQMAAVIDEWGAFEGIATVEDVVEALVGDLRDEFDLDEREPSIRQRDDEGYDIDGGVPLSKVNDTLATAFTSDEVDTIGGLVLEHLNRAPERGDRVEVAGHVVEVTSVDGTRISTIRVHERGTDDPVMD; encoded by the coding sequence ATGGTAGACGTCGCGCTCTCGCTGGCGCAGATCGCGCTCGCGCTCGCGCTCGTGGTCCTCAACGGGTTCTTCGTCGCTGCGGAGTTCGCCTTCGTGCGGATTCGGGGGACATCGGTCGAACAGCTCGCCGCGGAGGGTCGCCCCGGTGCGGGGACGCTCCAGGAGGTGATGGTGGACCTCGACGACTACCTCGCGACGACGCAACTCGGCATCACCATCGCCTCGCTCGGGCTGGGGTGGGTCGGCGAACCCGCCGTCGCGTCGCTCATCGAGCCCGTGCTGGCACCCGTTCTCCCCGCGAACCTCATCCACCTCGTCGCCTTCGCGGTCGGCTTCAGTATCGTCACGTTCCTCCACGTCGTCTTCGGTGAACTCGCACCGAAGACGCTCGCGATCGCCCAGACCGAGCGACTCTCCCTGTTCCTCGCTCCGCCGATGAAGCTCTTCTATTACATCCTCTACCCCGGAATCGTCGTCTTCAACGGGGCTGCCAACGCGTTCACGCGGGCCCTCGGCGTGCCCCCCGCGTCCGAGACGGACGAGACGCTCGGCGAGCGGGAACTCCTTCGTGTACTGACTCGATCCGGCGAGGAGGGCGACATCGATGTTGCGGAGGTGAAGATGATCGAGCGGGTGTTCGATCTCGACGACACCGTCGTGCGGGAGGTCATGGTTCCGCGACCGGACGTGGTGAGCGTCCCGGCGGATGCCTCGCTCTCCGACCTCCAGTCGGTCATCCTCGAGGCTGGCCACACGCGCTATCCGGTTCTCGACGACGACGACCAGGTGACCGGGTTCGTCGACGTCAAGGACGTGCTACGGGCCGAGGTGGAGGGTGGGGACGCCGAGTTGGTCGCCGATATCGCCCGCGAGATCATCATCGCCCCGGAGACGATGGCACTCAGCGATCTCCTGAGACAGTTCAGGGAAGACGAACAGCAGATGGCTGCGGTCATCGACGAGTGGGGGGCATTCGAGGGGATCGCAACGGTCGAAGACGTCGTCGAGGCGCTCGTCGGGGACCTCCGGGACGAGTTCGACCTGGACGAGCGTGAACCCTCGATCCGTCAGCGTGACGACGAGGGGTACGACATCGACGGCGGCGTCCCGTTGTCGAAGGTCAACGACACGCTCGCGACGGCGTTCACGAGCGACGAGGTAGACACGATCGGTGGGCTGGTACTCGAACACCTCAATCGCGCGCCGGAACGTGGCGACCGTGTCGAGGTCGCTGGGCACGTCGTCGAGGTGACGAGCGTCGACGGGACCCGGATCTCGACGATCCGGGTCCACGAACGTGGGACGGACGACCCGGTGATGGACTGA
- a CDS encoding winged helix-turn-helix domain-containing protein has translation MEESLWYLLAGTRGSENRARIVRTLDEQPRNANRLSEALGLDYNTVRHHLDTLCEHDVVVQGSEGYGAVYRLTDEFEAHRDTYERVLATVPYAEPVPEAGDAGGEAE, from the coding sequence ATGGAGGAGTCACTGTGGTACCTGCTGGCCGGGACGCGCGGCAGCGAGAACCGCGCGCGCATCGTCCGGACGCTCGACGAGCAGCCCCGCAACGCCAACCGTCTGTCCGAGGCGCTCGGACTGGACTACAACACCGTCCGCCACCACCTCGACACGCTCTGCGAGCACGACGTCGTCGTCCAGGGGAGCGAGGGATACGGCGCGGTCTATCGCCTCACCGACGAGTTCGAGGCACACCGCGACACGTACGAACGGGTCCTCGCGACCGTCCCCTACGCGGAGCCCGTTCCCGAGGCCGGTGACGCCGGCGGGGAGGCGGAGTGA
- a CDS encoding molybdopterin-dependent oxidoreductase, which produces MNHRTITTAVRERWVAALVAFAAGAAAVAGSYAAAGFTPAYVVAPVESVLARYIPGAFITFAIVVLGDLGKQLSLIGATVLSMVVLGTLAGLGRAVAEEAGLPPLAGPFAGIPVWGATAALTGRPVLSLGAGLAAALLVSIAGLAGRATRSDATSPGRRRVVGSLASLAGLGAAGWYLGNRRTPSDEPPAPPTPVPGQDGGSDSGGSGGAAADAETPGPTETEMLLAEAEAKSFDVAGLEPLVSDEFYTVDISSIDPQVKAQDWSLSVTGAVPEETSFDYRDIIGRESTLEFSTLRCVGERLNGKKTDNALWEGVRVGDLLEEANVPDRCCVMARGADSFFEEFPVAALREALLVYRMNGDLLPRAHGYPARLVVPGHWGEIHVKWVDELEILDEPAKGYWEKKGWHGTGPVNTVAKLYTVNDVAGGRKQVAGHAYAGTRGIRTVEVSTDGGETWNEAELTEELPGRAVWRQWKYEYDPPGGSHEVVVRAVDGEGTLQPEKNSGPYPSGPSGWVSETIR; this is translated from the coding sequence ATGAATCACCGAACCATCACGACGGCGGTCCGCGAGCGGTGGGTCGCGGCCCTCGTCGCATTCGCGGCCGGTGCCGCGGCGGTAGCCGGGTCGTACGCGGCCGCCGGCTTCACCCCGGCGTACGTGGTCGCCCCGGTCGAGAGCGTCCTCGCGCGCTACATCCCGGGGGCGTTCATCACGTTCGCCATCGTGGTGCTGGGCGACCTGGGGAAGCAACTGAGCCTCATCGGCGCGACGGTCCTGAGTATGGTCGTCCTCGGCACGCTCGCGGGGCTCGGGCGCGCCGTCGCCGAGGAGGCGGGTCTCCCCCCGCTGGCCGGGCCGTTTGCCGGCATCCCGGTCTGGGGGGCGACCGCCGCGCTGACCGGGCGGCCGGTGCTGTCGCTGGGCGCGGGGCTGGCCGCGGCACTGCTCGTCAGCATCGCGGGGCTCGCTGGCCGGGCGACCCGGTCGGATGCGACCTCGCCCGGGCGACGACGGGTGGTCGGCAGTCTGGCGAGTCTCGCCGGGCTGGGCGCGGCCGGGTGGTACCTGGGGAACCGTCGCACGCCCTCGGACGAGCCGCCGGCCCCGCCGACGCCCGTCCCCGGACAGGACGGCGGGAGCGACAGCGGCGGGTCGGGGGGCGCGGCCGCGGACGCCGAGACGCCGGGACCGACCGAGACGGAGATGCTGCTCGCCGAGGCCGAGGCGAAGAGCTTCGACGTCGCCGGGCTGGAGCCGCTGGTGAGCGACGAGTTCTACACCGTCGACATCAGCTCCATCGACCCGCAGGTGAAGGCCCAGGACTGGTCGCTCTCGGTCACGGGCGCGGTCCCGGAGGAGACGAGTTTCGACTACCGCGACATCATCGGACGGGAGTCGACGCTGGAGTTCTCGACGCTCCGCTGTGTCGGCGAGCGGCTCAACGGCAAGAAGACCGACAACGCCCTCTGGGAGGGGGTCCGCGTCGGCGACCTGCTCGAGGAGGCGAACGTCCCGGACCGCTGCTGCGTGATGGCCCGGGGCGCCGACAGCTTCTTCGAGGAGTTCCCCGTCGCGGCGCTCCGGGAGGCGCTCCTCGTCTACCGGATGAACGGGGACCTGCTGCCCCGCGCCCACGGCTACCCCGCGCGGCTCGTCGTTCCGGGCCACTGGGGCGAGATCCACGTCAAGTGGGTCGACGAACTCGAGATTCTCGACGAGCCCGCGAAGGGCTACTGGGAGAAGAAGGGCTGGCACGGCACCGGCCCGGTCAACACGGTCGCGAAGCTGTACACCGTCAACGACGTGGCGGGCGGCCGCAAGCAGGTCGCCGGCCACGCGTACGCGGGGACGCGGGGCATCCGGACCGTCGAGGTGTCGACCGACGGCGGCGAGACCTGGAACGAGGCCGAGCTGACCGAGGAGCTGCCGGGGCGCGCCGTGTGGCGCCAGTGGAAGTACGAGTACGACCCGCCGGGTGGCAGCCACGAGGTGGTCGTCCGGGCGGTCGACGGCGAGGGCACGCTCCAGCCGGAGAAGAACAGCGGCCCCTACCCCAGCGGCCCGAGTGGCTGGGTCTCGGAGACGATCCGGTGA
- a CDS encoding DUF5830 family protein, producing the protein MARDRRNGAGTAGTGGGSDNARDEEHPVELGVQLLERLEHAELSLAELVDRIETVTTHPATTRAIIEAAEKRGVIEREGDAVKPTGGRFLAFESEVIERSGDYECERCGKSLSVGHFIRLEAGELGPFGSSCIRKVTGRRD; encoded by the coding sequence ATGGCGCGGGACCGCCGGAACGGGGCCGGGACCGCCGGAACGGGCGGCGGCAGTGACAACGCCCGCGACGAGGAGCACCCGGTCGAGTTGGGTGTCCAGCTGCTGGAGCGGCTGGAGCACGCCGAGCTGTCGCTGGCGGAGCTGGTCGACCGCATCGAGACGGTCACGACCCATCCTGCGACGACGCGGGCCATCATCGAGGCGGCCGAGAAGCGCGGCGTCATCGAACGCGAGGGCGACGCCGTGAAGCCGACGGGCGGGCGCTTCCTCGCGTTCGAGAGCGAGGTGATCGAGCGCAGCGGCGACTACGAGTGCGAGCGCTGCGGCAAGTCCCTCTCCGTGGGCCACTTCATCCGGCTGGAGGCCGGCGAACTGGGGCCGTTCGGCTCCTCGTGCATCAGGAAGGTCACCGGACGCCGCGACTGA
- a CDS encoding DUF7115 domain-containing protein, with protein MDVPDLVTDALNGESVLASVNTGGEDGVFVTPERTLVYKGDGLLSDESVAAHAHGFDRLELSSGRRRTAFELHYYDHEESFAVGSNYAQEVVETVLAAHLRATGALSDDEQVRGVFRFNELTVVVGTQRLLKHVGGAVWSEDYEAHPYADLTRLDFEEGSHAMQVVVAVEGRPERIKVPNDRAPTVRRTIEEAVLAFHDVDSLEALNEAIAPEEVEERSGPDYADSGIDSLIGEDRETTDEPPTDDGPLPSTDEPPTDTGAEGDAGADVDDESTPEGFVSASDKEVLERLETLERKVDEQTDLIERQQETIEQLVDELRRGR; from the coding sequence ATGGACGTCCCGGACCTCGTGACCGATGCACTGAACGGGGAGTCGGTACTCGCGTCGGTGAACACCGGCGGCGAGGACGGCGTCTTCGTCACGCCGGAGCGGACGCTCGTCTACAAGGGGGACGGCCTGCTGAGCGACGAGTCGGTCGCGGCACACGCCCACGGGTTCGACCGGCTGGAGCTCTCCTCGGGGCGGCGTCGGACCGCCTTCGAACTCCACTACTACGACCACGAGGAGTCGTTCGCGGTCGGCTCGAACTACGCCCAGGAGGTCGTCGAGACCGTGCTGGCGGCCCACCTGCGCGCGACGGGCGCGCTCTCCGACGACGAGCAGGTCCGCGGGGTGTTCCGCTTCAACGAACTCACGGTCGTCGTGGGAACGCAGCGCCTCCTCAAGCACGTCGGCGGGGCGGTCTGGTCCGAGGACTACGAGGCCCACCCCTACGCCGACCTGACCCGCCTCGACTTCGAGGAGGGGAGCCACGCGATGCAGGTCGTCGTCGCGGTCGAGGGCCGGCCCGAGCGCATCAAGGTGCCCAACGACCGCGCGCCGACGGTCCGACGGACCATCGAGGAGGCCGTCCTGGCGTTCCACGACGTCGACTCCCTGGAGGCCCTCAACGAGGCCATCGCTCCCGAGGAGGTCGAGGAGCGGTCGGGCCCGGACTACGCCGACAGCGGCATCGACTCCCTCATCGGTGAGGATCGCGAGACGACTGACGAGCCGCCGACCGACGACGGCCCCCTCCCCAGCACGGACGAGCCACCGACCGACACCGGGGCCGAGGGCGATGCCGGCGCCGATGTCGACGACGAGTCCACCCCCGAGGGGTTCGTCTCGGCGAGCGACAAGGAGGTCCTCGAACGGCTCGAGACCCTGGAGCGGAAGGTCGACGAGCAGACCGACCTCATCGAGCGCCAGCAGGAGACCATCGAGCAGCTGGTCGACGAGCTCCGGCGCGGCCGCTGA